The Acidiphilium acidophilum region CGTGGAAACCATCGCCGCGATACGTCATATGAGCCAGTAGAAAGACCGGGACTGCGATGACGCCTTCGCAGACCAGGATCAACCAGTTGATCACCTGGGCGATCCAGAGGGCGAGCGGGATCATCGGGATCACATAGGCGAGCATAAGCCCCTGAAAAATCAATCCAATGCACACAAAATAGATGAAGTTGATCAAGCGGCTTAATACACCGCTGGCAGCCATCGCGGCCGTCGCAACCGCACCGACCTCGTCGCCGACAAGCGCTTGCCCCCCGACCGCGGCAACCGTTCCGAGTTTGGTATTCAGCAGAGCGGAAAGCCCGATCGCGGAGATACCGGCCTCGACCATGTGCTGGCCGAGATTGATCATCGGCACGAAGGGATCGGACCATTCACCGTTGGTCGGCAGCACGGCGGTTGCCACGAAGTTCAACAGCCGACGGTTGATGCCGATGGCATCGAAGACGGTGTTGATGATCCCGAGCCCGCTCGATGAGGGGCGATTGCTGATCAGGGCGGTCGGGGGGGTAGCACCGGCGTCCACATTGGTATCGATCTGAATCTCGTTCAGGAAGCTGGTCACCGGCGGCATGTATTGGGCGAGATCGGATTTGAGATCGGCGGGGAGTCCGCTCCAGCTGGGTGCCGCGACACTGGCGGTATTGTCGAGAATGCTGAGGTTGCGGCCGTTCATCGCGGCGATCTGGATGAAATACGCGCCGGCGCCACTCCATCCCAGCGCCTTCATCTGATTGAGGTTCTCCTTCTGGATCGTGCTCTGTCCCTCCTCCTTCACGACGCTGGACGCGGCCTTGGTGAGAACGCTCGAATAGTCTGACGTTGCGGTGGTCATGACGTTCATCAGACCGGTGAGGAGCTGGGGATTATCCGACTGGAAATAATTGGCGATGATCGTCGAAACCTGGGGCTCGATGTCGCCGTAGTATACCTTGTCGAGGGCCGCTTCCTGATCGGTCGCGATATTTTCCGTGGCATTCAGTGCTGATCCGCTGGTGGGTGCAGGGGTGCGCAGGGTGATTTCGCCGCAGACGGGCGTTCCCCCGCTATCGCCACTGGTGGCGGAGAAGGGATAGATCAGCGTGCCTCCGGTGCCCACCGCCGGGTTCACGAAGGCGTTGAGTTCAGGTCCGATGTAGGGGATTTTGCTGATCGCACTGCCGATGCTCGATGGGATACCCCATTCGCTGCCGTAGGAGCTTTGCCGGAAGATCGGCGCGGGTTCCGGTACGATCAGTGTCCGCGTGTTCGAGCCGGAGACATCGTTGATGAGATCCCGACACGCCTCGTCCTCCACCATGCCGGCGACGATACGCTGCGCGTTCGGAACTTGCGGGGTGGCGATCGGCAGGGCACCCGGACCGAGGGCGGTCAGCCCGGCATCATAGACCAGATCGGCAATACCGACGCCCCACTGGGCGATCTGCACGACGGCCGCCTGGCCGACATTGAACCCGCCGGCCACCGGGATGATGAGGATCGCGGCCATGGCGATCCGGGGTGCGACCCATGAGCTGGTCCGTTCGGAGAGCACTTCACCGGTTTCGGCACCGCGATGGATCTCCATCAAGGTCGCGTAGGCGAACCAGGCAGCCGCAATGAGACCGACGATGCCGTTGAACAAGCCCATCATGGTCCCGATGACCGTCTGCTCGTTGCCGATCCCGGTTCCGGCAGTGGGTGTGCCGGTCTGTTGGCCGGTCAGGTTGATCGGGAACAAATCGTTGATCACCCCGCCGGCCCAATCGTTTGGCGCGTTCAGTTGCTGCCATGTGACCTGAGTGCCGGTCTGGGTGGACCCCGCGCCGGTCGCGGCGAAGGCGGGCAAGACGACCGTTCCTGTGAGGATGAACGAGATCAGGATCAACCTCGCAAGTCGCGCAATTTTTCCTATCATGGTGGTCTCTCTGTGCGGGGTCCGGGAATAACGAAGCGGGTGAGGCGGATCAGCCGGGGCGCGGGCCGGGGCGTTGTTCGTTCTGTGGTCCAGCGGAGGAGGGAGAGGGGTCGTTTCCCATGCCAGGACCGAAGCCGAGGGCGGTTCGTGCCCGGTCGATGATCTGCCCGATC contains the following coding sequences:
- a CDS encoding DotA/TraY family protein; this translates as MIGKIARLARLILISFILTGTVVLPAFAATGAGSTQTGTQVTWQQLNAPNDWAGGVINDLFPINLTGQQTGTPTAGTGIGNEQTVIGTMMGLFNGIVGLIAAAWFAYATLMEIHRGAETGEVLSERTSSWVAPRIAMAAILIIPVAGGFNVGQAAVVQIAQWGVGIADLVYDAGLTALGPGALPIATPQVPNAQRIVAGMVEDEACRDLINDVSGSNTRTLIVPEPAPIFRQSSYGSEWGIPSSIGSAISKIPYIGPELNAFVNPAVGTGGTLIYPFSATSGDSGGTPVCGEITLRTPAPTSGSALNATENIATDQEAALDKVYYGDIEPQVSTIIANYFQSDNPQLLTGLMNVMTTATSDYSSVLTKAASSVVKEEGQSTIQKENLNQMKALGWSGAGAYFIQIAAMNGRNLSILDNTASVAAPSWSGLPADLKSDLAQYMPPVTSFLNEIQIDTNVDAGATPPTALISNRPSSSGLGIINTVFDAIGINRRLLNFVATAVLPTNGEWSDPFVPMINLGQHMVEAGISAIGLSALLNTKLGTVAAVGGQALVGDEVGAVATAAMAASGVLSRLINFIYFVCIGLIFQGLMLAYVIPMIPLALWIAQVINWLILVCEGVIAVPVFLLAHMTYRGDGFHGANASYGYKMLLNILLRPVVMLFGLMLSYFIFTAGSWLIFNLFTLAADFVFNQGNVVTNFFGLMIMVSVMVIMLTTLAILSFRMISMVTNIMRWGNLEPADRVDGMQFAREATYGGAEGAARWVSGKAPYQIANLATGYGGSGNNGMTPGGYLPYNKSSPGGSGGGGAAAEVDSTLAATTEVIPPAE